A genomic region of Bacteroides acidifaciens contains the following coding sequences:
- a CDS encoding RagB/SusD family nutrient uptake outer membrane protein — protein MRNLKFIHIMMLNIAAIVATSCGDMLDLAPLDNYGSTSYWKTESQVSAYIDGLHKQLRDMAEQHIITFGELRGGHYKDGASADGLSISSGEIRLQNLSKETPGVTKFGNIYGCITNINLFIARVTDANFIPEAKKNYYLGQAYGLRAFYYFDLYRVYGGVPIRLGVEVIDGVLDPNKLTLGRAKPSEVMSQIKKDLETSLQYFGENSDFNSYGHGAKVYWSKAATECLAGEVYLWNSKVTIGDNKATESDLSKAKKFLKDVEGNYGLQLQQDFKRIFSADNKGNSEVIMAVSYMEGEAENSLSRGYTYSLISGTTNKDSFREDGTPWDDALDIQNNGQQKYEYKLSLYNSFEKGDTRCDATFMPSYRKKESGELYVYGTHVCKNLGSLNAQGNRVYDGDLILYRLSWVYLALAEIANMESDNANVEKYINLVRNRAYKSEAGSHIYKASDFLTNELAILHEKDKEFVQEGQRWWDLCRMKNAKDGIPLVFCIEGDIDNKVAILDQKTEAYKVLWPLDQNILDNDSALKQTPGYE, from the coding sequence ATGAGAAATTTAAAGTTTATACATATTATGATGTTGAACATAGCTGCTATAGTGGCTACATCATGTGGGGATATGCTGGATCTCGCCCCGTTAGATAATTATGGAAGCACCAGCTATTGGAAAACAGAATCCCAAGTCAGTGCATATATTGACGGTCTTCATAAACAATTGCGAGATATGGCGGAACAGCATATTATCACTTTTGGTGAATTAAGGGGCGGACATTATAAGGATGGCGCAAGTGCAGATGGTCTGTCTATCTCTAGTGGGGAAATCCGTTTACAAAATCTGTCTAAGGAGACTCCCGGAGTTACCAAGTTTGGAAATATTTATGGCTGTATAACCAATATCAATCTTTTTATAGCTCGTGTAACTGATGCTAATTTCATTCCGGAAGCTAAAAAGAATTATTATCTTGGACAGGCGTATGGTCTTCGTGCCTTTTACTATTTTGATCTTTATAGAGTCTATGGTGGGGTACCAATTCGTCTTGGCGTGGAAGTTATTGATGGAGTGCTTGATCCGAATAAACTTACTTTGGGGAGAGCTAAACCAAGTGAAGTTATGTCACAGATTAAAAAGGATTTGGAAACCTCCCTACAATATTTTGGAGAGAATTCTGATTTTAATTCATATGGACATGGTGCCAAGGTGTATTGGTCAAAGGCGGCCACAGAATGTTTGGCAGGAGAGGTATATTTATGGAATTCCAAAGTAACTATCGGTGATAATAAAGCCACCGAATCGGATTTGTCAAAGGCCAAGAAGTTCTTGAAAGATGTAGAGGGTAACTATGGACTTCAATTGCAACAAGATTTTAAACGTATATTCAGTGCTGATAACAAAGGTAATAGTGAGGTGATAATGGCTGTGTCTTATATGGAGGGTGAAGCAGAAAACTCTCTTTCTCGTGGATATACCTATTCTCTTATTTCCGGAACGACTAACAAAGATAGTTTTAGAGAAGATGGAACGCCATGGGATGATGCGCTTGATATACAGAATAATGGTCAACAGAAATATGAGTATAAACTTTCGCTTTATAATAGTTTTGAAAAAGGTGATACTCGTTGTGACGCCACATTTATGCCTTCATATCGGAAAAAGGAAAGTGGAGAATTGTATGTATATGGCACTCATGTATGTAAAAATTTGGGCTCTCTCAATGCTCAGGGAAATAGAGTTTATGATGGTGATCTTATTCTTTACCGCTTATCCTGGGTATATCTAGCATTAGCCGAGATCGCTAATATGGAGAGTGATAATGCAAATGTTGAGAAATATATAAATTTAGTCAGAAATAGGGCGTATAAGTCTGAGGCAGGTTCACATATATATAAGGCATCTGATTTTCTAACTAATGAATTAGCTATTTTACATGAAAAGGATAAGGAGTTTGTACAGGAAGGACAACGTTGGTGGGATTTGTGCCGTATGAAGAATGCAAAGGACGGTATTCCATTAGTGTTCTGTATAGAAGGTGATATTGATAATAAAGTTGCTATTCTTGATCAGAAGACTGAGGCATATAAAGTTTTATGGCCGTTGGATCAGAATATACTTGATAATGATTCGGCATTGAAACAGACTCCTGGTTATGAATAG
- a CDS encoding glycoside hydrolase family 16 protein — protein sequence MKKSIIPLLAVLFFGCSNDFSDSSIDVLRPEKEDSVERVDKSWVLIFSDEFNIDGAVDSKKWNYTPRGNVAHSYYYKPNDTSVAWCEDGLLNLKFMKDETDPRGYKSGSIRTDNGKFDFTYGKVEIKAKFSSGNGSWPAIWMMPANSEHGGWPASGEIDIMEHIKDLDVAVQSVHTTGTEQKTYPFGHSGSKFKQGEWNIWGIEWNDKKIDFTVNGEVCATYYNKGLGAVQWPFDIPFFLILNVAGGKGMAGPINEKHLPFIMQVDYVRVYQWK from the coding sequence ATGAAAAAAAGTATAATACCTTTATTAGCAGTTTTATTTTTCGGATGTTCAAACGACTTTTCTGACAGTTCCATTGATGTGCTGCGACCAGAGAAAGAAGATTCCGTTGAAAGAGTGGATAAATCGTGGGTTCTGATTTTTTCAGATGAATTTAATATTGATGGGGCCGTTGATTCCAAGAAGTGGAATTATACTCCCAGGGGAAATGTTGCTCATTCCTATTATTATAAGCCGAATGATACATCCGTTGCTTGGTGTGAAGATGGCTTGTTGAATCTCAAGTTTATGAAGGATGAAACAGATCCCCGCGGATATAAATCTGGAAGTATACGCACTGATAATGGAAAGTTTGATTTTACTTATGGTAAAGTAGAGATTAAAGCTAAGTTTTCATCAGGGAATGGTTCGTGGCCGGCTATATGGATGATGCCTGCCAATTCGGAACATGGAGGATGGCCTGCAAGTGGTGAAATAGATATAATGGAGCATATAAAAGATTTAGATGTTGCTGTACAATCGGTACATACTACTGGTACGGAGCAAAAGACATATCCTTTTGGTCATTCAGGGTCTAAATTCAAGCAGGGTGAATGGAATATATGGGGAATAGAATGGAACGATAAGAAAATTGATTTTACGGTAAATGGAGAAGTTTGCGCAACCTATTATAACAAAGGTTTGGGCGCAGTACAATGGCCCTTTGATATTCCTTTCTTCTTGATATTGAATGTTGCAGGTGGAAAGGGGATGGCTGGTCCTATAAATGAGAAACATTTGCCTTTTATCATGCAAGTGGATTATGTGCGGGTATATCAGTGGAAATAG
- a CDS encoding glycoside hydrolase family 16 protein, whose product MRSILCYLLFAIGGTVTYVCAEEKEQIGVDTLENILFVDDFDAKCVVPDTAIWKLCTYGNNAWSQYFRGVDGYENVKVEDGYLKLRAWKDNGIYKNGGVFSKIGFPCGTRLEVKARLTKLVRGGFPAIWQMPIGAPKWPRGGEIDLMEWVQGSPKQIFQTVHTFYINGENGSAGVTNKEPDKNFDVTKDHVYAVQRTEKELIFYVDGKETWKYENQHLDKEKLQYPFCEYPFNIILNFSLGGELNGMMTWPGEIHDEDLPGEMWVDWVRVVLLDNNKINE is encoded by the coding sequence ATGAGATCAATTTTGTGCTATTTATTATTTGCTATAGGTGGGACTGTTACTTATGTATGCGCAGAAGAAAAGGAGCAAATCGGAGTGGATACACTTGAAAACATTTTGTTTGTTGATGATTTTGATGCGAAATGTGTTGTGCCCGATACAGCAATCTGGAAACTTTGTACGTATGGCAACAACGCCTGGTCACAGTATTTCAGGGGTGTGGATGGCTACGAAAATGTAAAGGTGGAGGATGGCTATTTGAAGTTGCGGGCCTGGAAGGACAACGGGATTTATAAAAATGGCGGGGTGTTTTCCAAAATAGGTTTTCCCTGTGGTACACGTTTGGAAGTTAAGGCCAGATTAACGAAATTGGTCCGTGGAGGTTTTCCTGCTATCTGGCAAATGCCTATAGGAGCGCCGAAATGGCCCAGAGGGGGAGAAATAGATCTTATGGAATGGGTACAAGGGAGTCCTAAGCAGATCTTTCAAACGGTACATACTTTTTATATAAATGGTGAAAATGGTTCTGCAGGAGTAACGAACAAGGAGCCTGATAAGAATTTTGATGTAACTAAAGATCATGTATATGCAGTGCAGCGGACTGAAAAGGAATTAATATTTTATGTCGACGGCAAAGAGACTTGGAAATATGAGAACCAACATTTGGATAAGGAGAAACTACAGTATCCATTTTGTGAATATCCCTTCAATATAATTCTAAATTTTTCATTGGGAGGTGAATTGAATGGCATGATGACATGGCCGGGAGAAATCCATGATGAAGATTTGCCGGGAGAAATGTGGGTTGACTGGGTGCGTGTTGTGTTGTTGGATAATAATAAAATCAATGAATGA
- a CDS encoding OmpA family protein codes for MKKIFVGLLLSGIAICHVSGQTALEGNKFADNWAIGINVGGVTPLTHHSFFKNMRSTVGVHVSKHLTPTFGLDFEAMGYFNTTKSKTAFDESNVSLLGLVNLNNLFGGYSGIPRSFEIEAVAGIGWMHYYVGRNMGEDQNGMSTKLGLNFNFNLGESKAWTLALKPALVYDMNSMGTKPVYFHSGRAMWEISAGLVYHFRCSNGEHHFTKVRPYDQSEFDALNAQINQLRSELERNDNVLQDANQKVTDLETALEEYRNREPKIVKDTIDNSKKTLESVITFRQGRITIDNSQLPNVERIAVYLRNHKEAGVVIKGYASPEGSEELNERIARQRAEAVQKMLVNKYGISKDRIVAEGQGIGYMFEEPDWNRVSICTINSK; via the coding sequence ATGAAAAAGATTTTTGTAGGCTTATTGCTATCTGGTATTGCCATTTGCCATGTAAGTGGACAAACTGCTTTGGAAGGAAACAAATTTGCGGATAATTGGGCAATAGGTATTAATGTGGGTGGCGTGACCCCATTGACTCATCACTCGTTTTTTAAAAACATGCGTTCGACAGTTGGAGTTCATGTAAGCAAACATTTAACCCCTACCTTTGGATTGGATTTTGAGGCAATGGGTTATTTTAATACAACAAAAAGTAAAACAGCATTTGATGAATCAAATGTAAGTTTGTTAGGACTGGTGAATTTAAATAATCTTTTTGGAGGTTATAGCGGTATTCCAAGAAGTTTTGAGATTGAGGCTGTGGCTGGTATTGGCTGGATGCATTATTATGTTGGTAGAAACATGGGGGAAGATCAAAATGGCATGTCTACTAAGTTAGGACTAAATTTTAATTTTAATTTAGGGGAAAGTAAGGCGTGGACTCTAGCTCTCAAACCGGCTCTTGTATATGATATGAATTCTATGGGTACGAAACCTGTATATTTTCATTCGGGGCGTGCCATGTGGGAGATTAGTGCTGGTTTGGTGTATCATTTCAGATGTAGCAATGGTGAACATCATTTTACTAAAGTAAGACCTTACGACCAGTCTGAATTTGATGCATTGAATGCTCAAATAAATCAACTTCGTTCAGAACTTGAACGCAATGATAATGTATTGCAGGATGCTAACCAAAAAGTGACAGATTTAGAAACAGCTTTGGAAGAGTACAGGAATCGAGAACCGAAAATTGTGAAAGATACGATTGACAATAGTAAAAAAACACTGGAGTCTGTGATTACTTTTCGTCAAGGTAGAATAACTATTGATAATTCTCAATTACCTAATGTTGAACGGATTGCAGTTTACTTGAGAAATCATAAAGAGGCAGGAGTTGTAATCAAGGGTTACGCTTCTCCGGAGGGTAGTGAAGAACTTAATGAGCGTATTGCGCGACAGCGTGCCGAGGCAGTTCAAAAGATGCTGGTTAATAAGTATGGGATTTCAAAGGATCGAATTGTTGCTGAAGGACAGGGAATTGGCTATATGTTTGAGGAACCGGATTGGAACCGGGTAAGTATTTGTACTATTAATTCTAAATAA
- a CDS encoding helix-turn-helix transcriptional regulator codes for MKLLYLSEHHSCFNYGIKIDSGFTQYRLSAQESGQIDNSCCFCILFLLKGELSVNIGREHNIHLLEHNMLLIPRHEENRVEGIVSAECLLLFWNKQITACDKMYFESISHVKMENGNNCILPIRKPLLYILRQLLFYLDTGLLCRHMHILKQQEIILALRGFYTKSELAAFFSRTTGVRRKFEDFVLDNYKNVKTVKEFASLCCVSERSFNRKFQESFSQSPYRWMQERRAELVREKICDPDIAFREIAMDFGFSSPAHLTCYCKKLFGITPTELRSNYNKGNEI; via the coding sequence ATGAAATTGCTTTATTTGTCGGAACATCATTCCTGTTTTAATTATGGAATTAAAATAGACAGTGGTTTTACCCAATACAGATTGTCTGCGCAAGAATCCGGACAGATTGATAATAGTTGTTGTTTTTGTATTTTATTTCTTTTGAAAGGAGAATTATCTGTTAATATAGGCAGGGAGCATAATATACACCTTTTAGAGCATAACATGCTGCTTATACCGCGGCATGAAGAAAATAGGGTTGAAGGTATTGTGTCGGCAGAATGTTTGTTGTTGTTTTGGAATAAGCAGATAACGGCTTGTGACAAAATGTATTTTGAATCAATTTCACATGTAAAAATGGAGAACGGTAATAATTGCATTTTACCAATCCGAAAGCCTCTGTTATATATTTTGAGGCAGTTACTTTTTTATCTGGATACAGGATTGCTATGTAGGCATATGCATATTCTTAAGCAGCAGGAAATCATTCTTGCATTGAGGGGATTTTATACTAAATCAGAACTTGCTGCCTTCTTTTCTAGAACGACTGGAGTAAGACGGAAGTTCGAGGATTTTGTACTGGATAATTATAAGAATGTGAAAACGGTGAAAGAATTTGCAAGTTTGTGTTGTGTTTCGGAACGCTCTTTTAATCGTAAGTTTCAAGAGAGTTTTAGCCAGAGCCCTTACCGATGGATGCAGGAGCGGAGGGCTGAATTGGTTCGTGAGAAAATTTGTGATCCGGATATTGCTTTCCGGGAAATAGCTATGGACTTTGGGTTTAGCTCTCCTGCGCATCTGACTTGTTATTGTAAAAAGTTATTTGGTATAACTCCAACTGAACTGAGAAGTAATTATAATAAGGGAAATGAAATTTAG